The segment AGACGACTACGGTGAACGCACAACGATCTTTGTCGATGAGATTGTCAAGCCTGAGATCTATGCACGATTCAATTTCCCCGAAGACCGGCCACTGAGAATGGCATTGCTCTACCAGGACAGCGCGTACGGTATTGGCGTTTATGACGCCACCAAAAAGACGATCGAAACCTACAATCTCAACATGGAGATCGTTGCCGCCGAAAAATTCAAGATGGGCGAGACCGATTACCGAACGCCACTCACGGTCATAAAGGCCAAGAAACCCGATGTCATCTACCCGGTCGCGTTCCTCAACGAGCAGACGCTCATCGTCACGCAGGGCAGAAGGGATGTGGGGTTGCACAGCATTTACCTCTCGGTCGAATGCAACGATGATCCGGACTACTACACCGGTGTGGGGCGCTTTGGTGAATACTCGATCCAGGAGAGCCGATTTGGGCCCTATGCCATTCCTGCAGGGCCGCTCGAGAGTGCCGTGGAAAAGTTCAACGCGGACTTTACCGCGCGATGGGGAGTACCACCGAGCATGATGGGCGCATCTACCTACGAGGGCATATATATCGCTGCTGAAGCGGTGAAGAATGCTGGCACGGTTGATAAGGCGAAGGTCAGGGACGCACTCGCTGCGATCAGGATGCCGCAAATAGTCGAGGCAATGCAGGGCGGCATGATCACCTTCACGCCTGATTACCGTGAGAGCAAGTTCGATCTCTATATGCAGCAATTGCTCTGGGACGCGTCTGTAGGCGAGACAAGGCCGCACATTGTAT is part of the Methanomicrobia archaeon genome and harbors:
- a CDS encoding ABC transporter substrate-binding protein — protein: MRYATLVSVIVIASLLLAGCVEQQEGPQEGTGELKIGVVASLTGSASTTGLDMWQAAVLAAEEINAKGGVVVDGVPMKITLVKGDDESSPKAGVETVTKLITESKVDLLVGGFSSSVTFADSVVAAEHRVPFIVTGASSPVITRRTDIDTSYLFHHCPTTDDYGERTTIFVDEIVKPEIYARFNFPEDRPLRMALLYQDSAYGIGVYDATKKTIETYNLNMEIVAAEKFKMGETDYRTPLTVIKAKKPDVIYPVAFLNEQTLIVTQGRRDVGLHSIYLSVECNDDPDYYTGVGRFGEYSIQESRFGPYAIPAGPLESAVEKFNADFTARWGVPPSMMGASTYEGIYIAAEAVKNAGTVDKAKVRDALAAIRMPQIVEAMQGGMITFTPDYRESKFDLYMQQLLWDASVGETRPHIVWPDSVKETDFVLPDWYEPGST